The following coding sequences lie in one Montipora foliosa isolate CH-2021 chromosome 11, ASM3666993v2, whole genome shotgun sequence genomic window:
- the LOC137977186 gene encoding uncharacterized protein: MDSETDDNPAVSSQLPQVPKDRKWKPPTSRYPELELFLANVRRDIINPENIRHARDNLFKKERTALKELKNDSEVVIRIQDKGSRFVLIDVNEYEEKMFGQLNNQLHYKPLQLDPTAKHLALVGNWCSKWLGKGEISPEIAKWVLNKESKPGVAFGNIKTHKTGNPLRLITCCCGTAIENLSAFTEFYLQPLARKLPSFIKDTTDLLNKIEDLNTSGPFPTGTLLVSWDVVSMFPNIDNKLGLTAVRKALNARENKFPSTTCILEAVKICLNSNHSVFKENFFLQIHGTAMGPKNACSYADFAMGEIDLQAKFSGQIKPSLWWRYRDDVFDLWQQGLPALHQFTDYINSLYPTIKFELVYSERELHVLDLTLYLIDGFIRTDVYSKPTDSHLYLPPSSCHPKHVFKAIPFGVATRLKRNCSDETFLAKRTAEYKGYLLNQGYPSKLVNDQFSKASAISRNDLLRTRGKEARKLFPFVVTFNPNLPDVGNIIRKHLFILQSNPKLKELFPRGSVIPAFRRSKNLKELLAPSRL; encoded by the coding sequence ATGGATAGCGAAACGGATGACAACCCTGCAGTTTCCAGCCAGTTACCTCAGGTTCCGAAAGATAGGAAATGGAAACCACCGACGTCAAGGTACCCAGAACTTGAGTTATTTTTAGCTAATGTGCGGCGTGACATTATTAATCCTGAGAACATTAGGCATGCTAGGGATAACCTCTTTAAAAAAGAACGGACTGCCCttaaagaattaaaaaatgacTCTGAAGTAGTCATTCGTATACAGGATAAAGGCTCTAGATTTGTATTAATTGATGTAAACGAATACGAGGAAAAAATGTTTGGTCAACTCAATAACCAGTTGCATTATAAACCTTTGCAGTTGGATCCTACCGCTAAGCATTTGGCATTAGTAGGCAATTGGTGTTCTAAATGGCTCGGAAAAGGTGAGATCTCTCCTGAAATAGCGAAGTGGGTATTGAATAAAGAATCGAAACCAGGAGTTGCTTTTGGAAATATCAAAACCCATAAAACCGGCAACCCGCTTAGACTCATTACATGTTGTTGTGGCACGGCAATTGAAAACTTGTCGGCCTTtactgaattttatttacaaccacTTGCCAGAAAATTGCCATCATTTATTAAGGACACCACCGATCTTCTTAACAAAATAGAAGACCTTAATACTAGCGGCCCTTTTCCAACTGGCACCTTACTGGTTTCGTGGGATGTAGTTTCAATGTTTCCCAACATCGATAACAAACTTGGTCTCACTGCCGTAAGGAAAGCTTTGAATGCCAGAGAAAATAAATTTCCATCCACTACTTGCATTTTAGAAGCTGTGAAAATTTGTTTGAATAGCAACCATTCTGTTTTTAAGGAGaatttctttcttcaaattcATGGCACAGCTATGGGTCCAAAGAATGCCTGCAGTTATGCCGATTTTGCGATGGGCGAAATCGATCTCCAAGCTAAATTTTCCGGTCAGATAAAGCCGTCCCTGTGGTGGCGATATCGAGACGATGTTTTTGATCTTTGGCAGCAAGGCCTTCCTGCTTTACATCAATTTACGGATTACATTAATTCTCTCTATCCTACTATTAAATTTGAGTTAGTTTACTCTGAGCGTGAGCTCCATGTATTAGATCTTACATTATACCTTATCGATGGATTTATTAGGACAGACGTCTATTCTAAACCCACAGACAGTCATTTATATCTTCCACCTTCTAGCTGCCATCCcaagcatgttttcaaggccATTCCTTTCGGAGTAGCCACAAGATTGAAAAGAAATTGCTCTGATGAAACTTTTCTTGCCAAGAGAACAGCTGAGTACAAAGGGTACCTTCTCAATCAAGGTTATCCTTCTAAATTAGTTAATGATCAATTCTCCAAAGCCTCCGCCATTTCTAGAAATGATCTACTTAGAACTCGTGGAAAAGAAGCGAGGAAACTATTTCCGTTTGTTGTTACATTCAATCCAAATTTACCCGATGTTGGTAACATAATTAGAAAGCACTTGTTTATTCTACAATCCAACCCCAAATTAAAAGAACTCTTCCCTCGAGGCTCTGTCATACCAGCCTTCCGTCGGTCAAAAAATCTTAAAGAATTGTTAGCACCATCTCGCTTGTAA